The Candidatus Omnitrophota bacterium genome contains the following window.
AGGATAGCCATGGAACAAAACGTTACCACTATAGCTACCCTGAACCCGAGCACGATAGTCCTGTTGTGCGAAAGGATACCGAAGGTGCAGGGCGATATTATAGAGGATATAAAAAATGGGACGCTGAAAAAGACCCTGGATATCCCCGCCGATATACGCGCTTCGATAGAAAAGCGGTTGAGACCGAACCCAAGAAGAGCTGATGAGCTTAAGGCCATACTTAAAAAAGAAGGAGACCTCCTGCCGAAATATTTCTGGCCTAACCTGGAACTTGTGGAGTGTTGGAAAGGAGGAACGGTAAAATTATATTTAAGGGAATTGCCGCGATACCTTGGGGATGTGCCTTTCAGGGATTTCGGATATCTTTCGACGGAGGCGCGCAGTTCCGTGCCGATGAGCGATTCGGATGAGGGGAGCGTCATGTCCGTTGATTCCAATTTTTATGAGTTCATACCCAGGGAAGAGATGTGTAAGGCCAATAAGAAGACTTTATTGTGCGACGAGCTTGAAAAGGGCGCTCAATACGTCGTCGTAGTAACGACGCCGAGCGGACTGTACCGTTATGATACCGACGACGTGATTACCGTTACCGGATTCTACAATAAGACCCCGATGGTCGCTTTTGTCCAGAAAGGCAAGAACGCTCTATCTCTTACAGGCGAGAAGATCTATGAGTGCCATATAAATGAAAGTATAAACAGGGCGGCGAATAAGCACAAACTTTCTATAGGGTTCTTCTCTTCATCGGTCCAGATGGATGATCCCCCGAGGTATATATTCCTCATGGAATTTAACCGCGACTACCCGCATAAGGAAAAAAAGGCGCTGTTAAAGTCCATAGAGGAGGAATTATGTAAAGAGAATTCTGAATATAAGGACATTAGGGAACAGCAGCTATTGGGATATCCGGCGCTGAAGGTGGTTAAGAGGGGCGAATTTGAGAAGTACCGCGCGCGGAAGATAAAAGAAGGCCGGCACGACGGACAATTCAAGATGCCGGAACTGGTCGCCGACGTCAACTTCCAGAAGAATTTTATTATTGAAGAAGAGATAAAAGCGGAATAAGGAGACTTTCAAATGCGGCGCTATTTAACGGTTTTTGTTTTATTTCTTGCGGCCGCAACGGTGTGTGCCCAGGATAATATAGAAAAAAAATATGATGAAAAATCCGGGGGATCCACTACCAAGACCACGATAAGGCCGGGTATGGAAATTAAAAAAATAGGCGGCCTTAACATGGTCGTTCCAGAGGGAACTCAAATTTACAGGAAAGGCGCCCAGCTAATGATAGAGAGCCCGGAAGATTACTCGGCGCGCAATATTAAAGAGATGAAGACGCGTGTGGAAAATCTGGAGAAAGAACAGGCCGGGATGAAGGATGATATCGAAACCCTGAAGAAGGCATTGGAGGCATCCGGTCGAAGATCTGATAACAGCATATAAATATCCGGAATTTGACTTTTTAAATAAAATCGTTATACTTATAGGAAAAACAGGGAGGGCTGTGATGAAAAAGTGCGTCATATTTGTTATTGCTTTTGCTTTATTGGTTTACGCGGATTCTTATGCGCAAGGCCAAGGTCGCGATAGAGATAATAATCCGCCCGGTCCGCGGGGCGGCCCTGGAACGAATTGGGAAAATCCTCCGGGCCCCAAAGGTGGGCCGGGAGCCGGTCCTGATCAGAGGCAGCGCGGCGGCGCTCCTGCGACAGCGGGCGGTACTCAAACAGCTGTGACTGTGTCCCCGGTCGGTGTAGTAGACAGTGGGTTGGAAGAAAAAGCGGTTGTCAGTGAATCGTGGGAGCGGAAAGCCGATACAAATGGGGATGGGGTAGTGGATCAGGTTGAGGTTGACCAGTGGCGAAAGGCCCGTTCGGATAGAGACAATAATCCTCCTGGTCCGCGGGGCGGCCCGGGAACGAATTGGGAGAATCCTCCGGGTCCACAGGGCGGTTCCGGGGCAGGACCTGACAGGAGACAGCAGATTGATAGAGATAATAATCCTCCAGGTCCGAGAGGCGGCAAGGGAACGAACTGGGAGAATCCTCCGGGTCCCAAAGGAGGGCGCGGGGCGAGCCCGGACCGGAAACGCTGATTTTTTTACGAGGCCAAATTGCTTAAATCATTTTTTATTTTTACATTAGCGTTGTTATGCGGTCTTGTCATGGTTCCGGGCGGCGAATGCCAATATGCGGCTGCCCCCGGCGCGGATACGGATGAAGACCGGAATACGGTTACCATAGAAGGACAGATAAGCTCGATAGATTGGGTGGGAGGGGTTATCACGGTAAGGTGGCTGCAGTATGATCCCTATATAAAATATGACGAGATTACTCTTTCTGTGCCGCGGGATATAAAAATAATGAAAGCCAGCCAGCCGGCGGGATTCAACGAATTAAGCCAATTTGACCATGTTACGGTTAAATATCGCAAGGACAAATCTGTCAGTCTCCCCAGGGCTGTAAGCATCACCGTTACGAACGCGATCGATATAGCCCCGACTTATAACAGGTGAGGGCTGAAGAGAGACGGGCGCGGGTCAGAAGAGGCGGTCGATATTCAGGTTCGCGTCTTTTGCCGCCTCGGTCAGTTTCTTTATCCGTTCTTTTGCCGCGCCGCGGTCCCTTTCGTTAATTATTATAAGCGCGTTGATCGCGGGAATGTCGCTGTTATTGTAGTCGCTGAAAAATTCATCCAGTTCCTGCACAAGGTTTTCAGGCTCATACTTCGGCAGCTTTGCCAGCAATTTGCTCCTCTGGTTTTCCGACATCTCCTGCGCCATAAGAGCTTCATACAGGCCTCTTATATAAGCGATTTTTTGCGCGTTGGCAAATTGGTCTTCCGGTTTTGTCTGGGATTTCAGATCCAGGGACTTTCCGGACAGTATCGGCCACGAATCATCGTCGGCGTAAGTAATGCCTTTCGCCTGGGCTATGTCCGAGACAGGGCATGCCAGGATGACGGCAACCAGCGATCCGCGTATCCACTTTAATACGGTAAATTTTTTCACATTTCACCTCTCTTCCTTTCAGGACAAAATTATACCATCTTTTCTTCCGCGCTTCCAGTCTTTAATGTTATATTAATGTTATATACGCTTGCCAAATATATATTAATATGATACACTTTATATTAGATATATAGTTGTTACCATAATTATAATAG
Protein-coding sequences here:
- a CDS encoding GH3 auxin-responsive promoter family protein, with translation MNLINIALSFLAPKARAFERSTKDPGYAQERVLLEYLARNKDTEYGRKYGFANIGSVRQYRATVPIITYESIRPLIDRMAKGESNILTSDKVVFFGITSGTTGQPKLIPVTDYSRNKKSELMKLWAYYINRDHPRLLEGKILSIISPEVKNFTEGHIPYGPEDGHAYNNLPAPVRSLYVLPYQLFYINDYDARYYAILRIAMEQNVTTIATLNPSTIVLLCERIPKVQGDIIEDIKNGTLKKTLDIPADIRASIEKRLRPNPRRADELKAILKKEGDLLPKYFWPNLELVECWKGGTVKLYLRELPRYLGDVPFRDFGYLSTEARSSVPMSDSDEGSVMSVDSNFYEFIPREEMCKANKKTLLCDELEKGAQYVVVVTTPSGLYRYDTDDVITVTGFYNKTPMVAFVQKGKNALSLTGEKIYECHINESINRAANKHKLSIGFFSSSVQMDDPPRYIFLMEFNRDYPHKEKKALLKSIEEELCKENSEYKDIREQQLLGYPALKVVKRGEFEKYRARKIKEGRHDGQFKMPELVADVNFQKNFIIEEEIKAE